In the Harmonia axyridis chromosome 3, icHarAxyr1.1, whole genome shotgun sequence genome, one interval contains:
- the LOC123674773 gene encoding uncharacterized protein LOC123674773 — protein MFIFEKIDTVPFWKKIYQTASGYSPSVTNDIVEEILKVSNDELKGAYSIYKNYTEEDFQKWEKNITEKDADLLVFIKRLCKSLNLLPMVALPIFFNYLMFEYYGKIEDIKNLILYEHSVLSLLENIWHFYTSERMYYVKTLKHIFESALNQRSPFKKEYVNFISTLNIVEFRKTLITQLKSLINEITEESLDNSFDKRIYVNRNNREQLEFILLIIMTMEYKEISADEFSDLCNCFFLHNFTRQPVYFDSTLYGDPSDFNDVKTAEIGSFIIGVHQLSEKINGLSKDIEVSLKNIQNQGNHKIVLLSWVFGKLKVLTDDDIEGAGVYENLLRILIEGQTFRSIYDFLQTKLMKSEVRSAKLIQAGVFKLLDELLVAMENKETLVRNEDLVLSLCCLMEDPDIASECTIVKGGLDTVLMTQFMEFPMSYSNLTRVCKVMVKHKNLSDVVLAKLKVLHLDQNGQFNDEKPQNYFSYLCMMVKETGIKGAELNKELFEDILMGYELIHEIIKHYKGNIDQCGFMECLSLLDKLVDIYGSQPTHTQFLKIYFKIQTAMVLYQGCKVQSRFQGLRTNKQFLPRLLTQERIPEALMQRHILDSMLLLVLRKEEYEEDHSTTKTYLQLILHCVRENLDFDSVQTPGIVYMTTFVFPFHKNWQYKDPDEQMEISILCLRIILEVLNRKNLQEEDVMKKFVFYSLLKCPPMMTVFLQYLVQEKFHLQRVMMNEIDWMNGKTLDNITLSKLHLSIFLRLLSECNLKPSDPVLRPNIQTVTKCAASFITNAFSSSLANLACRLLEKLSRDPDIPILAVLEMDYTQIQCLFLEKLRDPLEDDIFKITALDFINTSLLTQNGLTAAFFNATDNLDKDKSKSVTSDSVCDFMIDYLQNIQKSPDYLTNPVQKNILRVFSTLWSTGRENLVKDIYGLKSFWPLLTDPLFHPRIKDPEVYTHIMTIATIHIMEFQKNVDKNLKQVFTDFFKNEKLIKEWINYIKSVMNSFIDEDQYEEATKFILAWKKLVISIKTYIPEVITLDSVKCSLIQSCLKGIIWNFSVIFNNDILTDFSDLFLILIFTWPDSYNSEIETVDLLTTVLHTYVSNCKFPSCHNREVFLTIAHKAIRDCRELLQSNPNLLNNLLKSIGLMLDSEYNHLCSNHEDLTSKIRSIMCWVLVARVGDSVLSLKSVKPFSAFFKYHQYLTKMLDSIRLLLNDIHTLPMVKMLLKTLIHYAESDIAMDFLTENYAVIYDIIENGKSIFPNSSKEELPVNLKELWILYTMVIKLNHILLNKFGEKMTESNFTFLSVYDKVIAQMICLPEYTVDNRALDLSCETLLFVDKMLDWAEVWSIKCIGSFTLTVMAIKRVLNTCISSVLRPENIHFYKINKLGKLNFMYESANSLIARVVNRFLELSCLALRCLIKCNPSMDQLFSVEKPKCASYLLVEYDFTIPKFDIPITEDLTYGRLLCMIYFLCKTLNQEFSKTSTVDSPSIRSKEIFNTEITKEKSLGEIFGKFTLFEEDYIGFIEYPRSSNHILQPIKLSAFLHYGEQVNSEPWSKEVSKEKVQITLEYLMSFLAVQVFYHIYTLQKPQLHYFKRELYSELQFFNEYAKKLATEEYNKLLPKRKSEPQNIDIINRLLIDLMKHNNKDIGIISDKFFLLGISKWFMNICQLS, from the coding sequence atgtttattttcgaaaaaattgacaCAGTTCCATTCTGGAAGAAGATCTACCAAACAGCTAGTGGTTATAGTCCATCTGTTACCAACGATATAGTAGAAGAAATCCTTAAAGTTTCTAATGACGAACTAAAAGGAGCCTACTCCATCTACAAAAATTACACAGAAGAAGATTTTCAAAAATGGGAgaaaaatataacagaaaaaGACGCAGATCTTTTAGTTTTCATCAAACGTTTGTGCAAAAGCCTAAATCTGCTTCCCATGGTAGCACTacctatttttttcaattatttaatgTTCGAGTAttatggaaaaattgaagatattaaGAACCTTATTCTATATGAACACAGTGTTCTCAGTTTACTTGAAAATATTTGGCACTTCTACACTTCTGAAAGAATGTACTATGTTAAAACCCTGAAGCACATATTTGAGAGTGCTTTAAATCAAAGAAGTCCTTTCAAGAAAGAGTATGTTAATTTTATAAGTACATTGAACATAGTGGAATTTAGAAAAACACTCATTACCCAACTAAAGTCACTTATAAACGAAATTACTGAAGAAAGTCTAGATAACAGTTTTGACAAGAGAATTTACGTTAATAGGAACAATCGAGAACAACTTGAATTCATACTTTTGATCATCATGACCATGGAATATAAAGAAATTTCAGCAGATGAATTTTCGGATTTATGCAACTGTTTTTTTCTGCATAATTTCACTAGACAGCCTGTTTATTTCGACTCAACATTATATGGTGACCCCTCAGATTTCAACGATGTGAAAACTGCAGAAATAGGTAGTTTCATTATCGGCGTTCACCAATTGTCTGAAAAGATCAATGGATTGTCTAAGGACATAGAAGTTTCCCTGAAGAATATACAGAACCAAGGAAACCACAAGATTGTGCTATTGTCTTGGGTTTTTGGCAAGTTGAAAGTATTAACAGATGATGACATAGAGGGAGCAGGCGTGTATGAAAATCTGTTGAGGATACTGATTGAAGGCCAGACTTTCAGGTCAATATATGATTTTCTACAGACAAAGCTCATGAAATCGGAGGTGAGATCAGCTAAACTGATCCAAGCTGGAGTGTTTAAGCTTCTGGATGAACTGTTAGTTGCCATGGAAAATAAGGAAACTTTGGTGAGAAATGAAGATCTTGTTTTATCCCTTTGCTGTCTTATGGAGGACCCTGATATAGCTTCCGAATGTACTATTGTGAAAGGAGGTTTAGACACTGTGCTAATGACACAATTTATGGAATTTCCCATGAGCTATTCAAACTTAACTAGAGTGTGTAAAGTGATGGTGAAACATAAGAATTTATCAGATGTTGTGTTAGCCAAACTGAAAGTTTTACACTTGGACCAAAATGGACAGTTTAATGATGAAAAACCTCAGAATTATTTCAGTTATCTATGCATGATGGTTAAGGAGACAGGAATAAAAGGTGCAGAGTTAAACAAAGAGTTATTTGAAGATATTCTTATGGGCTATGAGCTCATCCATGAGATTATCAAGCATTACAAGGGTAACATAGACCAATGCGGATTTATGGAATGTCTTTCTCTTCTAGACAAACTGGTAGACATTTATGGATCACAGCCAACTCATACCCAATTCTTAAAGATTTACTTTAAGATACAGACCGCTATGGTGCTGTATCAAGGTTGTAAGGTACAATCCCGTTTCCAAGGTTTACGAACAAATAAACAGTTTCTACCTAGATTATTGACGCAAGAACGTATACCAGAGGCTCTGATGCAGCGTCATATCTTAGACTCAATGCTCCTACTCGTTTTACGCAAGGAAGAGTATGAAGAGGACCACTCCACCACAAAGACTTATCTCCAATTAATACTGCACTGTGTTAGGGAAAATTTGGACTTCGATTCAGTTCAGACCCCTGGTATAGTATACATGACCACTTTCGTTTTCCCGTTTCACAAGAACTGGCAGTATAAGGATCCCGATGAACAGATGGAGATCTCTATTTTGTGTCTAAGGATTATCTTAGAGGTTTTGAACCGAAAGAACCTGCAAGAAGAGGATGTCATGAAAAAGTTTGTATTTTATTCTTTACTCAAATGCCCTCCTATGATGACTGTATTTTTACAATATCTAGTACAGGAAAAATTCCATTTGCAAAGGGTTATGATGAATGAGATCGATTGGATGAACGGCAAAACTCTTGATAATATTACTCTTTCCAAACTCCACTTGAGTATTTTTTTAAGGTTGTTGAGCGAATGTAATTTGAAGCCTAGTGACCCTGTTTTGAGACCTAATATTCAAACAGTCACCAAATGTGCTGCCTCTTTCATTACTAATGCATTTAGTTCATCGTTAGCAAATTTGGCATGTCGTTTGCTAGAAAAATTGAGTAGAGACCCAGACATTCCAATTTTGGCTGTGCTTGAGATGGACTACACCCAAATTCAATGTTTGTTTCTTGAGAAACTCAGAGATCCTCTAGAAGATGATATATTCAAGATAACAGCCTTGGATTTCATTAACACTTCTTTATTAACACAGAATGGTTTAACAGCTGCCTTTTTTAACGCTACTGATAACTTAGACAAGGATAAATCTAAAAGTGTAACAAGTGATTCTGTTTGTGATTTTATGATAGACTACTTGCAGAACATCcagaaaagtccagattatctGACAAATCCTGTGCAGAAGAACATTTTGAGGGTGTTTTCCACATTGTGGTCTACCGGAAGAGAAAACTTGGTTAAAGATATTTATGGATTGAAGTCTTTCTGGCCATTGCTAACAGACCCCCTCTTTCATCCAAGAATTAAAGACCCAGAAGTTTACACCCATATAATGACCATAGCTACCATACACATTatggaatttcaaaaaaatgttgataaaaaCCTGAAACAGGTGTTTACTGActttttcaagaatgaaaaattgataaaagaaTGGATAAATTACATCAAATCTGTTATGAACTCGTTCATTGATGAGGATCAATATGAAGAAGCAACCAAGTTCATTCTTGCATGGAAGAAACTGGTTATTTCGATTAAAACTTACATACCTGAAGTTATTACTTTAGACTCTGTTAAATGCAGCCTCATTCAATCCTGTTTGAAAGggattatttggaatttttctgTTATCTTCAACAACGACATACTCACAGATTTCTCAGATCTATTCCTCATACTAATCTTCACATGGCCTGATAGTTACAATTCAGAAATTGAGACTGTGGATCTGCTAACTACAGTGTTGCACACTTATGTATCAAACTGCAAGTTTCCCTCTTGTCATAATCGGGAAGTTTTTCTCACAATTGCCCATAAAGCCATCAGGGATTGCCGTGAACTGTTGCAGAGCAATCCCAACTTACTAAATAATCTTTTAAAATCAATTGGACTTATGCTCGACTCTGAATACAATCACTTATGTTCAAATCATGAAGATTTAACTTCCAAAATTAGATCCATCATGTGCTGGGTCCTTGTTGCCCGGGTGGGTGATTCAGTTTTGTCTCTAAAGAGTGTTAAACCATTTTCCGCTTTCTTCAAATATCATCAGTATCTTACCAAAATGTTGGATTCCATAAGGTTACTGCTGAACGATATACACACCTTGCCAATGGTTAAAATGTTATTGAAAACACTTATAcattatgcagaatctgatatAGCTATGGATTTTCTTACAGAAAACTATGCAGTAATTTACGATATTATAGAAAATGGAAAATCCATATTTCCCAACTCTAGCAAAGAGGAGTTGCCAGTTAATTTAAAAGAACTCTGGATACTTTACACAATGGTCATAAAATTGAACCACATCTTGTTaaataaatttggagaaaagatgaCCGAGTCCAATTTCACATTTTTAAGTGTTTATGACAAAGTAATAGCCCAAATGATTTGTTTGCCAGAATATACGGTGGATAACAGAGCTCTGGACCTTTCTTGTGAGACCCTGCTTTTTGTCGATAAAATGTTAGATTGGGCAGAAGTTTGGTCTATAAAATGTATCGGCTCATTCACCTTGACAGTTATGGCGATCAAAAGGGTCCTAAACACATGTATCTCATCGGTTCTCCGCCcagaaaatatacatttttacaAGATTAACAAGCTTGGGAAATTGAACTTTATGTATGAATCAGCAAATAGTTTAATTGCTAGGGTAGTGAACAGGTTTCTGGAACTATCTTGCCTTGCCTTACGCTGTCTGATCAAATGTAATCCATCAATGGATCAGCTCTTCTCAGTAGAGAAGCCCAAGTGTGCTTCCTACTTATTGGTCGAATATGACTTTACAATACCAAAATTCGATATTCCAATAACAGAGGACTTAACATATGGTAGATTGCTTTGCATGATATATTTCTTGTGCAAAACATTAAatcaagaattttcaaaaacatcTACAGTGGATTCACCAAGTATACGGTCTAAAGAGATTTTTAACACTGAAATTACAAAAGAGAAAAGCTTGggtgaaatttttggaaaattcacaTTGTTTGAGGAAGATTACATTGGTTTTATAGAATATCCTCGTAGTTCCAATCATATCCTCCAACCAATCAAACTGAGTGCTTTTTTGCACTATGGAGAGCAAGTAAATTCTGAACCATGGAGTAAGGAAGTTTCCAAAGAGAAGGTACAAATAACACTGGAGTATTTGATGTCCTTTCTTGCTGTTCAAGTATTCTACCACATTTATACCTTGCAAAAACCTcaacttcattattttaaacGTGAATTATATTCTGAACTACAATTTTTCAATGAGTACGCTAAGAAGTTAGCAACAGAAGAATACAATAAATTATTGCCTAAAAGAAAATCAGAACCACAAAATATAGATATTATAAATAGGTTACTTATAGATTTAATGAAGCATAATAATAAAGATATAGGAATAATTAGCGATAAATTCTTCTTGTTAGGTATATCTAAAtggtttatgaatatttgtcaGTTATCTTaa
- the LOC123674775 gene encoding iron-sulfur cluster co-chaperone protein HscB, translating to MMKSFINRKLFNFIQISTNLNNHKFADIIPGCGQKTSQRLQHTKRIKCWKCGIEKQNIYDLFCPQCRIIQSPEDKHNYFKLLQQDEIYDVDLKILRDKYRHLQSVLHPDKFSNKSAEEKNISENFSSLVNKAYDIVQSPLKRAIHLLNLKGEKIREDEKIDDPKFLMNIMELNEQVTNASNADELKALNISNKKTLELLERKISEYFRENDLVNVKYCIIELRYYNSISLLINKIMREKGIVE from the exons ATGATGAAATCATTCATTAATAGAAAACTCTTTAACTTTATACAAATATCAACAAACTTAAATAATCATAAATTCGCGGACATAATTCCTGGATGTGGTCAAAAAACAAGTCAAAGATTGCAACATACGAAACGCATTAAATGTTGGAAATGCGGTATAgaaaagcaaaatatttatgattTATTCTGCCCGCAATGTAGAATTATACAAAGTCCAGAGGACAAACATAACTATTTCAAATTATTGCAACAGGATGAAATTTATgatgttgatttgaaaatattaagagACAAATACAGGCATTTGCAGAGTGTTCTGCATCCTGATAAATTTAGCAATAA GAGTGctgaagaaaaaaacatttcagaaaatttcTCATCTCTAGTAAATAAAGCCTATGATATAGTACAATCTCCTCTGAAGAGAGCTATACATTTATTGAATTTGAAGGGGGAAAAAATTAGGGAagatgaaaaaattgacgatccTAAATTTCTGATGAATATAATGGAATTGAATGAACAG gtcACAAATGCATCTAATGCTGACGAATTGAAAGCATtaaatatttctaataaaaaaactcttgaattattaGAACGAAAAATAAGTGAATATTTTAGAGAAAATGACTTAGTAAATGTTaaatattgtataattgaaTTGAGATATTATAATAGTATATCTCTtctcataaataaaataatgaggGAAAAGggaattgttgaataa
- the LOC123676733 gene encoding N-acetylglucosamine-6-sulfatase-like: MYSTCFIWFALICSGRALLVNSPNIILFLTDDQDALLNSMKALRKTQELIVKNGITFENAYVNSPICCPSRSSILTGKYAHNIKVYNNSLNGNCSSAEWQKNYEKYSIASYLKSAKNYTTFYAGKYLNQYGSINSGGLAHIPPGYDWWIGLKGNSKYYNYTLSINGTGRFYVEEYLTDKMKNFAVDFMRLNNDKPFFMTLATPACHAPFTPAKRHSQNFPNEKAVRNPSFNYSSENKHWIVTMPPKYLPTNISRLDLIQKKRLQTLLAVDEMVECLVEELKNLNIYSTTYIIFTSDNGYHIGQFGQPWDKRQPYQTDIKVPLFLSGPGIPKNRISQNLVSAIDIAPTILDLAEVPIPKDMDGISFKNIMLQNIYPRSYILVEYWGEGGLKVNHNCPWTDENLMECSPESWCKCQDSKNNTYSCVLHLSKATHFKICSFTDDHDFLEAYDLLNDPYELHNIVKEIEFDKLIFYRNVLHKMITCKGETC, translated from the exons ATGTATTCAACTTGTTTTATTTGGTTTGCATTAATATGCTCTGGGAGAGCATTGTTAGTGAACAGCCCCAATATAATCCTTTTCTTAACGGATGACCAGGATGCACTTTTGAATAGTATG AAGGCACTAAGGAAAACACAGGAATTAATAGTCAAAAATGGAATTACTTTTGAAAATGCG TATGTGAATTCACCAATTTGTTGTCCTAGTAGAAGCTCCATACTTACAGGGAAATATGCTCATAACATTAAAGTCTATAATAATTCGTTGAATGGTAATTGTTCAAGTGCAGAGTggcagaaaaattatgaaaaatacagTATAGCTTCTTATTTGAAGAGTGCAAAGAATTATACAACTTTTTATGCTGGAAAATATTTGAATCAG tatgGTAGTATTAATAGTGGAGGACTTGCACACATTCCACCAGGATATGATTGGTGGATTGGTCTGAAAGGAAATTCTAAATATTACAATTATACGCTTTCAATTAATGGAACTGGAAGGTTTTATGTAGAAGAATATTTAACAGATAAAATG AAAAATTTTGCTGTAGATTTCATGCGATTGAATAATGACAAACCATTCTTCATGACATTGGCTACACCTGCTTGTCATGCTCCATTCACTCCAGCTAAAAGACattctcaaaattttccaaatgaaaAGGCAGTGAGAAATCCATCATTCAACTATTCCTCAGAGAAT AAACATTGGATTGTAACAATGCCTCCAAAATACTTGCCTACTAATATTTCACGACTAGACCTCATACAAAAAAAGAGGTTGCAAACTTTATTAGCTGTCGATGAAATGGTTGAATGTTTAGTGGAAGAGTTGAAGAATTTAAACATCTATTCCACTACATATATTATATTCACCTCTGATAACGGATACCATATAG GCCAATTTGGTCAACCCTGGGACAAGAGGCAACCCTACCAAACAGACATAAAAGTACCTCTTTTTTTAAGTGGACCTGGTATCCCAAAAAATAGAATTTCGCAAAATCTGGTTTCTGCTATTGACATAGCTCCAACAATTTTGGATCTTGCTGAAGTTCCCATTCCAAAAGATATGGATGGAATATCTTTTAAGAATATCATGCTTCAGAACATTTATCCCAGGAGTTATATACTTGTTGAGTACTGGGGTGAGGGAGGTTTGAAAGTAAATCACAATTGTCCTTGGACAGATGAAAATTTGATG GAATGCAGCCCAGAAAGCTGGTGTAAGTGCCAGGACTCCAAAAATAACACTTATTCATGTGTGCTGCATCTTTCCAAGGCCACTCATTTCAAAATATGCAGTTTCACTGATGATCAT GATTTCTTGGAAGCTTATGACTTATTAAATGATCCATATGAACTGCATAATATTGTAAAAGAGATAGAGTTTGACAAACTTATATTTTACAGAAATGTTTTACATAAAATGATAACTTGTAAGGGAGAAACatgttga
- the LOC123676736 gene encoding macrophage migration inhibitory factor homolog, translating to MPYLRIETNIPSEDISKDLPSKLCNIIASSLGKPLSYCVATIVGGVNMSWGGSKEPAAQATLMSIGALGRDENKKISKAIFEAVGKELNLPNDRMYITFNNVKSEDVGYNGTTFHDIFGS from the exons ATGCCGTACCTAAGGATTGAGACTAATATCCCCTCTGAGGATATTTCGAAAGATTTACCTTCTAAATTATGTAATATCATTGCTTCATCACTGGGGAAACCCTTAAGT TATTGTGTGGCAACGATTGTAGGGGGTGTCAATATGTCCTGGGGTGGATCTAAAGAACCAGCGGCGCAGGCCACTCTGATGAGCATAGGTGCCTTGGGAagggatgaaaacaaaaaaatctctAAGGCAATCTTTGAGGCTGTGGGAAAAGAGTTGAATCTACCCAATGATAG GATGTATATCACATTTAATAATGTTAAGAGTGAGGATGTTGGTTACAATGGTACCACCTTCCATGATATTTTTGGAAGCTAA
- the LOC123674589 gene encoding chromobox protein homolog 3-like, translated as MSKSTKKDEVEGEYEVEKIVDVRTSSNGDKEYLIKWIGYSDSDNTWEPAKNIQQELIQTFESERNKKKRSQPSNDASKSQKRKTDDKKSHGFERGLEPEKIIGATDSSGQLMFLMKWAGVDEADLVPSELANVRCPQVVIKFYEERLTWHSNTSEEAKSKTTMSRSKANSPAPVVTEEKEGEEFIVEKILDSRINSKGIKEYFLKWIGYDDKDNTWEPEENLDCPELIQAFEAGRGLKNKEREKKRKSSSTPTPTEAKIPKKKSDEKKHGFERGLQPEKIIGATDSSGQLMFLMKWVGTDEADLVPAKQANVKCPQVVIKFYEERLTWHSGPTDDSKPE; from the exons ATGAGCAAGTCCACTAAAAAAGATGAAGTTGAAGGCGAGTATGAGGTTGAAAAAATTGTAGATGTTCGAACAAGTTCTAATGGTGATAAGGAATATTTGATAAAATGGATTGGATATAGTGATTCTGATAATACTTGGGAACCAGCTAAGAATATACAGCAGGAACTTATACAAACCTTTGAATCtgaaagaaataagaaaaaaaggaGTCAGCCAAGTAATGATGCTTCAAAGTCTCAGAAAAGAAAAACTGATGACAAAAAATCTCATGGATTCGAAAGGGGATTAGAACCAGAAAAAATTATAGGAGCTACGGATAGCTCAG GCCAACTCATGTTTCTGATGAAGTGGGCAGGTGTTGATGAAGCTGACTTAGTTCCATCTGAACTAGCCAATGTGAGATGCCCCCAAGTGGTAATTAAGTTCTATGAAGAGAGGCTTACCTGGCATTCAAACACATCAGAGGAAGCTAAatctaaa acAACAATGAGCAGAAGTAAGGCGAACAGCCCAGCACCTGTAGTAACAGAAGAAAAGGAAGGCGAAGAAttcattgttgaaaaaattcttgatagtaGGATCAATTCTAAAGGTATAAAAGAATATTTTCTAAAATGGATAGGGTATGACGATAAGGACAACACTTGGGAACCAGAAGAAAATCTGGATTGTCCTGAATTAATTCAAGCTTTCGAAGCCGGTCGAGGTTTGAAGAATAAAGAAAgggaaaagaaaagaaaaagttcCAGTACACCAACACCTACAGAAGCTaaaatcccaaaaaaaaaaagtgatgaAAAAAAGCATGGTTTTGAGAGAGGTTTACaacctgaaaaaattattgGCGCCACTGATAGTTCAG GTCAACTaatgtttttaatgaaatgGGTGGGTACGGATGAAGCTGATTTAGTGCCAGCAAAACAGGCAAATGTAAAGTGTCCCCAAGTAgtgattaaattttatgaagaaCGTTTGACATGGCACTCTGGTCCAACTGATGATTCCAAGCCAGAATAA
- the LOC123676737 gene encoding gamma-aminobutyric acid receptor-associated protein, translated as MKFQYKEEHPFEKRKAEGEKIRRKYPDRVPVIVEKAPKARIGDLDKKKYLVPSDLTVGQFYFLIRKRIHLRAEDALFFFVNNVIPPTSATMGSLYQEHHEEDFFLYIAYSDENVYGSDY; from the exons ATGAAGTTCCAATACAAAGAAGAACATCCTTTTGAGAAGAGGAAAGCCGAAGGCGAAAAGATTAGAAGAAAATACCCAGACAGGGTTCCT GTGATTGTGGAAAAAGCCCCTAAAGCCAGAATAGGTGATCTCGATAAAAAGAAGTACTTGGTACCATCCGATCTTACTGTTGGTCAATTCTATTTCTTAATCAGAAAAAGAATTCACCTGAGGGCGGAAGATGCtttatttttctttgtaaataaTGTAATCCCACCAACTTCAGCTACTATGGGCTCCCTCTATCAG GAACATCATGAGGAGGATTTCTTCTTATACATCGCCTATTCAGATGAGAATGTCTACGGATCAGACTACTAA
- the LOC123676734 gene encoding 50S ribosomal protein L1, whose product MISLTQRFSLSPLIKLWEKPILCTSSRNYAARRGTRERKNKKKVKVVVEKVGFIPHNQRNREKLLKGRPSKKFDDSWMRTPTDEIYCTKYYKWKVYPFEEAIYCHRETHHPEMYNKPNAPVQAIIELYMQGEKKTRFIEDFNRICGINHYFPQNEERPIVAFAKDIDAQEAAKEAGALLAGGVDLIKNIQNGKVLLNDFEFVISHPDILHELSALRGLMKKKYPNYKLGTIDLNLSEVVKRFMHGINYKAVKDEYERDFGIIEATIGTLDMEAKHLEENFSSLIKDVMTMKPKRAGDFILRTLIKSPPSSEIFKVDFKLYLPQSDSKEKEIVEEKEDDTNMVL is encoded by the coding sequence ATGATATCTTTAACCCAAAGATTTTCTCTGTCGCCCCTTATAAAATTATGGGAAAAGCCAATTCTGTGCACATCTAGTCGAAACTATGCTGCTAGGAGGGGTACGCGAGAAaggaagaacaaaaaaaaagttaaagtAGTTGTCGAAAAAGTCGGTTTTATACCTCACAACCAAAGAAACCGGGAGAAGTTATTGAAAGGAAGACCCTCTAAAAAATTCGACGATTCTTGGATGCGAACACCCACAGATGAAATTTACTGCACGAAATATTATAAATGGAAGGTTTATCCCTTTGAGGAAGCCATTTATTGTCATCGTGAGACACATCACCCAGAAATGTACAACAAACCAAATGCCCCTGTGCAAGCTATTATTGAACTGTATATGCAGGGCGAGAAAAAGACCAGATTCATTGAAGATTTCAATAGAATATGTGGTATTAATCATTATTTCCCTCAAAATGAAGAAAGACCTATTGTAGCATTCGCAAAAGATATTGATGCGCAGGAAGCTGCAAAAGAAGCAGGGGCGCTCTTGGCAGGAGGAGTAGACTTGATTAAAAATATACAGAATGGTAAAGTTTTATTGAATGATTTTGAGTTTGTCATATCGCATCCAGATATCCTACATGAATTGAGTGCTCTTAGAGgtttgatgaagaaaaaatatccaaattacAAACTGGGAACCATAGACCTCAACTTAAGTGAAGTCGTTAAAAGGTTTATGCATGGCATTAATTATAAGGCGGTGAAAGACGAATATGAAAGAGATTTTGGAATCATTGAAGCAACAATTGGAACTTTAGACATGGAGGCTAAACATTTAGAAGAAAATTTCAGCTCCTTGATCAAGGATGTTATGACCATGAAACCTAAAAGAGCAGGTGACTTCATCTTAAGGACTCTGATTAAGAGTCCTCCCTCATCTGAAATATTCAAGGTAGATTTCAAACTCTACCTACCACAGAGTGATTCTAAAGAGAAGGAAATtgtagaagaaaaagaagatgaCACAAATATGGTTCTTTAA
- the LOC123676735 gene encoding ubiquitin-fold modifier-conjugating enzyme 1, with the protein MVDESTRKTLGSIPLLKTKAGPRDKELWIERLKEEYQSLIKYVQNNKEADNDWFRLESNKEGTRWFGKCWYFHDQLKYEFDVEFDIPVMYPTTAPEIVLPELDGKTVKMYRGGKICLSDHFKPLWARNVPKFGIGHAMALGLGPWLAVEIPDLISKGLVTYKEKTS; encoded by the exons ATGGTTGATGAGAGTACAAGGAAAACCTTGGGTAGTATTCCTCTACTGAAAACTAAGGCTGGTCCTAGAGACAAGGAATTATGGATAGAACGATtgaaagaagaatatcaatCTCTCATCAAG TATGTACAAAACAATAAAGAAGCTGATAATGATTGGTTCCGATTAGAATCGAATAAAGAAGGAACAAGGTGGTTTGGAAAATGTTGGTATTTTCACGATCAACTCAAATATGAGTTTGATGTTGAATTTGAC ATTCCCGTTATGTATCCTACAACTGCTCCAGAAATAGTTTTACCAGAGTTGGATGGGAAAACTGTCAAAATGTATAGGGGAGGGAAAATTTGTCTGAGTGACCATTTCAAACCTCTATGGGCTAGAAACGTACCAAAATTTGGTATTGGACATGCTATGGCTTTAGGT TTGGGACCATGGCTTGCAGTTGAGATACCTGATCTTATATCCAAAGGTCTTGTTACCTACAAAGAGAAGACTTCATAA